Proteins from one Caldanaerovirga acetigignens genomic window:
- a CDS encoding [Fe-Fe] hydrogenase large subunit C-terminal domain-containing protein, with protein MKESVKKLRREIYKLIAEHARKLDNLQDVYAAVMESIGDKLSREEAEARVRAALGTFEKGAIPEVVDFPFISVIEKACTRYGQDCGCKIACEPKAIEVKDDKSPAIDLEKCISCGLCIIACPEGAIADKTEIAQTINLIKKNPRVYAVLAPAFAGQFGPEVSEEQVKSGLLMLGFYDVIEVALGADMITVKEAEEFIRRMDRGDEFMITSCCCPPFVRLAKSYRGKIEGMVSDSVSPMVAIARFIKAEDKDAKVVFIGPCIAKKTEAKLPELKDAVDCVLTFEELFAIFEGYKINLAEISVRMPIIDASHDGRIYAHTGGVTSAIISSVKSMRPDMEVKACQGDGIKECKRILDAIEKGTLDSNFVEGMACVGGCVGGPGALISKEEGAKAVDAFAAKSSVKEAINNGTAKILYGKHKDKVKLESRRM; from the coding sequence TTGAAAGAAAGCGTAAAAAAACTAAGACGGGAAATCTATAAGCTAATAGCTGAACATGCACGAAAGCTGGACAACCTGCAGGACGTATATGCGGCGGTTATGGAATCGATTGGGGACAAATTAAGCCGGGAAGAAGCAGAGGCCCGAGTTCGGGCGGCGCTTGGGACTTTTGAAAAAGGTGCGATCCCCGAAGTAGTAGATTTTCCGTTTATTTCGGTTATAGAAAAGGCTTGCACCAGATACGGCCAGGATTGCGGATGCAAAATTGCGTGCGAGCCGAAAGCTATAGAGGTAAAAGACGATAAAAGCCCAGCTATAGACCTGGAAAAATGTATATCCTGCGGACTTTGCATAATAGCCTGTCCTGAAGGTGCCATTGCCGACAAAACGGAGATAGCTCAGACCATCAATTTGATTAAGAAAAATCCAAGGGTCTATGCCGTGCTGGCACCAGCTTTTGCCGGGCAGTTTGGACCGGAAGTAAGTGAGGAGCAGGTGAAGTCGGGCTTACTCATGCTGGGGTTTTACGATGTCATCGAAGTTGCCCTAGGCGCAGATATGATAACAGTGAAGGAAGCCGAGGAGTTCATCCGGCGCATGGACAGAGGAGACGAATTTATGATAACGTCCTGCTGCTGTCCGCCTTTTGTGAGGCTGGCCAAAAGTTACCGGGGTAAAATAGAAGGCATGGTATCCGATTCGGTTTCGCCCATGGTAGCCATAGCCCGGTTTATCAAGGCCGAAGATAAAGACGCAAAAGTCGTGTTTATTGGTCCGTGCATAGCAAAAAAGACCGAGGCAAAATTGCCGGAACTCAAGGATGCGGTGGACTGCGTCCTGACGTTCGAGGAACTTTTCGCGATATTCGAAGGTTATAAAATAAACCTGGCGGAAATAAGCGTAAGAATGCCTATAATTGATGCATCGCACGACGGAAGAATATATGCCCACACAGGGGGTGTTACGTCGGCCATTATATCCAGCGTAAAATCTATGAGGCCCGACATGGAAGTGAAGGCCTGCCAGGGTGACGGAATAAAAGAATGCAAAAGAATACTCGATGCTATAGAAAAAGGTACTCTTGATTCGAATTTCGTGGAAGGAATGGCCTGCGTCGGCGGGTGCGTTGGAGGTCCGGGAGCGTTGATTTCGAAGGAGGAAGGTGCGAAAGCGGTAGACGCCTTTGCTGCAAAAAGCAGCGTCAAGGAAGCTATAAACAACGGCACTGCAAAGATACTGTACGGCAAACATAAAGATAAAGTAAAATTGGAATCCCGAAGGATGTAG
- a CDS encoding AAA family ATPase, whose protein sequence is MKIAITGKGGVGKTTLAAVLAKLYAAEGYRVMAVDADPDANLAATLGFPEDKQRKIAPLSEMRDLIAERTGAQPGLVGQMFTLNPKVEDIPERFCIEHEGVRLLVMGGIKKGGSGCACPEHTFLRAIMRHLLLDSKDVLIVDMEAGIEHLGRATADCVDAFIVVVEPSLKSINTYYSIRKLAAEIGVNKVIVVGNKVKDRDDENFIKNNVEAKNLLGILSYDVTVEKADREGISPFYASKQTRDKIAVIKNMITSFVMENIL, encoded by the coding sequence ATGAAAATAGCTATTACCGGCAAGGGCGGGGTTGGTAAAACCACCCTTGCCGCAGTCCTCGCTAAATTGTATGCAGCGGAAGGTTACAGGGTGATGGCTGTAGATGCAGATCCGGATGCTAACCTTGCAGCCACCCTGGGATTTCCTGAGGATAAGCAAAGGAAAATCGCACCTCTTTCTGAGATGAGAGACCTCATAGCAGAAAGGACAGGAGCCCAACCCGGTCTTGTGGGCCAGATGTTTACGCTCAATCCAAAGGTCGAAGACATACCTGAGAGATTTTGCATTGAACACGAGGGCGTCCGGCTCTTGGTAATGGGCGGAATAAAAAAGGGCGGCTCAGGTTGTGCTTGCCCGGAACACACCTTTTTGCGGGCCATAATGCGGCATTTGCTTCTTGATAGCAAAGATGTGCTGATAGTGGATATGGAAGCTGGTATAGAACATTTAGGAAGAGCCACGGCGGATTGTGTTGATGCTTTCATAGTTGTAGTAGAACCTTCTTTAAAGAGCATAAACACCTATTATTCTATAAGGAAACTTGCAGCCGAGATAGGTGTAAATAAGGTCATCGTTGTGGGAAATAAGGTAAAAGACCGGGATGATGAAAATTTTATAAAAAACAACGTGGAAGCAAAAAATCTGCTGGGAATATTGAGCTACGATGTTACAGTAGAAAAAGCAGATAGGGAAGGCATCTCTCCCTTCTATGCCAGCAAGCAAACAAGAGACAAGATTGCCGTCATAAAGAATATGATTACCAGCTTTGTAATGGAAAATATTCTCTAA
- the thiS gene encoding sulfur carrier protein ThiS → MIKVNNEDLDFTDGMTVEDVLRIKKYSHPMITVIVNGKVIPVDSYSTHKIKDGDVINVIHFMSGGC, encoded by the coding sequence GTGATAAAAGTCAACAACGAAGATTTGGATTTTACAGATGGAATGACGGTTGAAGATGTATTGAGAATAAAAAAGTACTCCCATCCCATGATTACGGTTATAGTCAACGGAAAGGTAATTCCGGTGGATAGTTATTCCACTCATAAAATAAAAGATGGTGACGTAATTAATGTAATTCATTTTATGAGTGGGGGATGTTAA
- a CDS encoding [FeFe] hydrogenase, group A: MAIVEINKELCKGCTLCSQVCGTGACFGEPLIPHEIDERRCINCGQCVVTCPTGAASDVSELERVKEVLEDDSVVKIAQCAPALRVSLGEEFGMEAGSIVPGKMASVLRKLGFDRVYDTCFAADLTAMEEGHEFLERLERGGPFPMFTSCCPAWVLYMEKNYPELLSLLSSCKSPQQMFGALVKAYMAEREGIDKDKIFLLSAMPCTAKKYEAKRPEMNKDGYNDVDAVLTTRELAQLIKEKQIEFTDLPEENFDVPFGVYTGAGVLFGTSGGVMEAALRTLVKKLTGKPLKNITFEPAMGAEGVREAVIGIENRKIKVAVVGGIKNAMPLLEDIRRGFSDYHFIEVMACPDGCIGGGGQPRIPKRSLRKMVLKKREKAIYYYELGLPQIAAVDNPIIKALYTEFLGGPLSEKSHELLHTAYFDKKIFFH, encoded by the coding sequence ATGGCGATAGTTGAGATAAATAAGGAGCTTTGCAAAGGCTGTACTTTGTGTTCGCAGGTTTGTGGGACAGGTGCATGCTTTGGAGAGCCTTTGATACCGCATGAGATTGACGAACGTCGGTGTATCAACTGTGGCCAGTGCGTAGTCACCTGCCCTACAGGCGCTGCTAGCGACGTGTCGGAGCTTGAAAGGGTAAAAGAGGTCCTTGAGGATGATAGCGTAGTTAAAATCGCGCAGTGCGCTCCAGCTTTGAGAGTAAGCCTGGGGGAGGAATTCGGTATGGAAGCGGGTAGTATTGTCCCTGGAAAAATGGCTTCGGTCTTAAGAAAGCTGGGTTTTGACAGGGTGTATGATACTTGCTTTGCTGCGGACCTGACTGCCATGGAAGAGGGGCATGAATTCTTGGAAAGGCTGGAAAGAGGCGGACCTTTTCCCATGTTCACTTCGTGCTGTCCGGCGTGGGTGCTTTATATGGAAAAAAACTATCCTGAGCTCCTTTCCCTTTTATCTTCATGCAAATCGCCACAGCAAATGTTTGGAGCCCTGGTAAAGGCTTATATGGCAGAAAGAGAAGGTATAGATAAAGACAAAATTTTTCTGCTTTCGGCCATGCCGTGTACAGCCAAAAAATATGAGGCTAAAAGACCTGAAATGAATAAAGATGGATATAATGATGTGGATGCGGTATTGACAACAAGGGAGCTGGCGCAGTTGATAAAGGAAAAGCAAATCGAATTTACAGACTTGCCGGAAGAGAATTTCGATGTCCCGTTCGGAGTGTACACCGGAGCAGGCGTTCTCTTTGGGACAAGCGGGGGTGTAATGGAAGCGGCACTAAGGACTCTCGTGAAAAAACTCACAGGAAAACCCTTGAAAAACATAACTTTTGAGCCGGCTATGGGAGCGGAGGGCGTCAGAGAAGCAGTAATAGGAATTGAAAACAGGAAGATAAAAGTTGCGGTGGTAGGCGGCATCAAAAATGCTATGCCGCTCCTGGAAGATATAAGAAGGGGTTTTTCAGACTATCATTTTATAGAGGTGATGGCCTGCCCGGACGGGTGTATTGGTGGAGGAGGACAGCCGCGGATTCCAAAGAGGTCTTTGAGAAAAATGGTGCTGAAAAAAAGGGAAAAAGCCATATACTACTATGAACTCGGCCTGCCTCAAATTGCAGCGGTGGATAACCCTATTATAAAAGCTTTATATACAGAATTCTTGGGCGGTCCCCTGTCGGAAAAGTCGCACGAGCTCCTGCATACGGCATATTTTGATAAAAAGATATTTTTTCACTAG
- the fdhF gene encoding formate dehydrogenase subunit alpha, translating into MTKYVKTICPYCGCGCSIILHVKNGKIVRTSPAVNDSINKGTLCIKGMLAHEFVHSPERLKMPLIRENRSFKEATWDEALGMVAEKFHNIKEKYGGSAFGVLSSARATSEENYLISKFSRAVLATNNIDHCARLUHAPTVAGLAQTMGAGAMTNSIDEITQTQVLFVIGSNTTEQHPLIGSRIVEAIKKGAKLIVADPRKTHLAERAYVHLCLLPGTDAALINAMMNVIINDGLINEEFIKERTEGFEQLRQNILQWTPERAERITGVKAEDIRRAARIYAGAERAMILYCMGITQHNCSTDNVIALSNLVLLTGNVGKPGAGLCPLRGQNNVQGACDMGALPDVLSGYQKVKDPRVREKFSRAWGVEIPEIPGLTVPEMFEAAEKGIIKAMYIIGENPVVSEAHLSHVEKTLRNLEFLVVQDIFFTETARFADVVLPACSFAEKDGTFTGTDRRVQRLRKAIEPLWNSKPDWQIISELAARMGYPMTYADPSEIMDEIASFTPSYGGISYDRLEGPGIQVPCPHKDHPGTPYLHKGSFARGKGKFIPVDYTPPAERTDEKYPLVLTTGRVLFHYHTGTMTRKIDFLNKKCPGPFVEINPADAQKLGISDGDEVYVKSRRGKIKLPARVTGKIKQGVVFVPFHFAEAAANYLTIDALDPVAKTPQLKFCAVNIFTRSEENGDS; encoded by the coding sequence TTGACAAAGTATGTTAAAACGATTTGTCCATACTGCGGGTGTGGTTGTTCGATAATCCTTCACGTGAAAAATGGAAAAATTGTTCGAACTTCCCCGGCTGTAAATGATTCAATAAACAAAGGTACGCTTTGTATCAAAGGCATGCTGGCCCATGAGTTTGTACATTCTCCTGAAAGGCTGAAGATGCCACTTATTAGAGAAAACAGAAGTTTTAAAGAGGCCACTTGGGATGAAGCCCTTGGAATGGTCGCTGAAAAATTCCATAATATAAAGGAAAAATACGGCGGCTCAGCCTTTGGAGTTTTAAGTTCAGCTAGAGCCACATCTGAAGAGAATTACCTTATCTCGAAATTCTCGAGAGCTGTTTTGGCTACGAACAACATAGACCATTGTGCTCGGTTGTGACACGCCCCGACAGTGGCCGGTCTGGCCCAAACGATGGGTGCGGGAGCGATGACAAATTCGATAGACGAAATAACACAAACCCAGGTTTTATTCGTGATAGGCTCAAATACAACAGAGCAGCATCCTTTGATAGGCTCGCGGATAGTTGAGGCCATAAAAAAAGGAGCAAAATTGATAGTGGCGGATCCCAGGAAAACACACCTTGCAGAGAGGGCCTATGTCCACCTTTGCCTTTTGCCGGGAACCGATGCGGCTTTGATAAATGCCATGATGAATGTGATAATAAATGACGGCCTTATCAATGAAGAATTCATTAAAGAGCGAACAGAAGGTTTCGAACAGTTAAGACAAAACATCCTTCAGTGGACGCCGGAAAGGGCAGAAAGAATTACGGGAGTAAAAGCCGAGGATATCCGGCGGGCTGCCCGCATTTACGCCGGTGCTGAGAGGGCAATGATCCTTTACTGTATGGGTATAACACAGCACAACTGCAGTACCGACAACGTAATTGCTTTGTCGAATTTGGTATTGCTCACCGGCAATGTAGGAAAACCCGGTGCTGGTCTTTGCCCACTAAGAGGCCAGAATAACGTCCAGGGAGCCTGCGACATGGGGGCCCTTCCCGACGTTTTATCCGGTTACCAGAAAGTAAAAGATCCAAGAGTTCGCGAAAAATTTTCCAGGGCCTGGGGTGTTGAAATCCCAGAAATTCCGGGATTGACTGTGCCGGAAATGTTTGAAGCTGCAGAAAAAGGCATTATTAAGGCCATGTACATAATAGGCGAAAATCCTGTGGTGAGCGAAGCCCATCTTTCGCATGTAGAAAAAACCCTGCGAAACCTCGAATTTCTTGTGGTTCAAGACATATTCTTTACGGAAACCGCAAGATTTGCCGATGTGGTGCTGCCGGCTTGCTCCTTTGCCGAAAAGGACGGAACTTTCACCGGAACCGATCGCAGAGTTCAGAGGCTGCGAAAAGCCATTGAGCCTTTATGGAATTCCAAGCCTGACTGGCAGATTATATCAGAACTTGCCGCCCGCATGGGTTATCCCATGACTTACGCGGACCCTTCAGAAATAATGGATGAAATCGCAAGCTTTACTCCTTCCTACGGAGGAATATCCTACGACAGGTTGGAAGGACCGGGCATTCAGGTGCCATGTCCTCATAAAGACCATCCGGGAACACCTTATCTTCACAAAGGTTCTTTTGCAAGGGGGAAAGGTAAATTCATTCCTGTGGATTATACGCCACCCGCTGAAAGGACCGATGAAAAATATCCCCTTGTCCTTACTACAGGACGAGTACTTTTTCATTACCACACAGGTACTATGACCCGAAAAATAGATTTTCTCAACAAAAAATGTCCTGGGCCTTTTGTTGAAATAAATCCTGCTGATGCGCAAAAGCTGGGAATATCCGACGGCGACGAAGTTTACGTAAAATCGAGAAGGGGAAAGATAAAACTTCCTGCAAGAGTGACCGGAAAGATAAAGCAGGGTGTTGTGTTTGTGCCCTTCCACTTTGCGGAAGCTGCGGCCAATTACCTTACAATAGATGCACTGGACCCGGTAGCCAAGACACCGCAGTTAAAATTTTGTGCGGTAAATATTTTCACTAGGAGTGAAGAAAATGGCGATAGTTGA
- a CDS encoding folate family ECF transporter S component, producing the protein MKISTKKITYMAMFVVLNIILTRIASIRIALGTVEAIRIGFGGFPVIMAGITMGPAAGGIVGAIGDLVGYWINPMGPYMPHFTFTAALTGMIPGFMIRLFDSKQPNIWQLAIAIATGQIITSVLLVPYFLYKLFGIPLVYKMTSSCIVQAVNILIYTIFARLIMKRFNIGLVPQKIN; encoded by the coding sequence ATGAAAATTAGCACAAAGAAAATTACCTACATGGCGATGTTCGTGGTGCTGAACATAATACTTACCCGAATTGCCAGCATAAGGATAGCGCTCGGTACGGTGGAAGCAATAAGAATAGGATTCGGAGGATTTCCCGTCATCATGGCCGGGATTACGATGGGCCCGGCAGCGGGAGGAATTGTAGGAGCCATCGGCGATTTGGTGGGCTACTGGATAAACCCGATGGGACCGTATATGCCTCATTTTACTTTTACCGCTGCATTGACCGGCATGATACCTGGTTTTATGATAAGACTTTTTGACAGCAAACAACCGAACATCTGGCAACTTGCCATAGCGATAGCTACCGGACAGATAATAACCTCGGTGTTACTCGTGCCCTATTTTCTCTACAAGCTCTTCGGTATACCGCTGGTCTACAAGATGACAAGTTCTTGTATCGTTCAAGCTGTTAATATTCTAATATACACCATTTTTGCCAGGCTAATTATGAAAAGGTTTAATATCGGCCTGGTTCCGCAAAAAATCAATTAA
- the cooS gene encoding anaerobic carbon-monoxide dehydrogenase catalytic subunit yields the protein MINCELFTCDAATKKLYDKAKKERIDTVWDRALAMQPQCGFGEMGLCCTNCSMGPCRIVKVSDDGPKAGICGATEDTIVSRNFARAVAAGSAAHSDHGRDIALALYHATGKSSVKDEEKLFKIAGEWGIKVEGKDASRIAREVAEKALSEFGKIFGKLLFLKRAPHKRQNLWDELGVAPEAIDREIVEVLHSTHMGCDADYRNIIRQAIRAALSDGWGGSMIGTELSDVLFGTPAPRKVEANLGVLKKECVNIVVHGHEPTLSEAIVMAAKDSELLELAKKQGAEGINVVGMCCTGNEIAMRHGIPMAGDFFQQELAIVTGAVEAMIVDVQCIMPSLATVAKCYHTKLITTSPKAKVPGAIHIEFDEQKGLDIAKRIVKEAVMNFKNRKGEIYIPDVKSEGEIGYSFEAIIKILDRVTNSFAHPSGTVKPLVDAIKSGVLRGAVAIVGCNNHKQPHNSCHVTLAKELLRRDILVVTTGCGAHSCIKAGLMSKDARKYCGKGLATVCELLDIPPVLHLGSCVDISRILVLLSEVANYMGVDISDLPVAAAAPEWMSEKAQSIGLYAVASGIYVVLGVSPAVTGSENVTNYLTKDLESVLGGRFEIEKDPVKAAEKIAVHIENKRKQLGI from the coding sequence ATGATAAACTGTGAATTATTCACCTGCGATGCGGCGACAAAAAAGTTATACGATAAGGCTAAAAAGGAGCGAATAGATACGGTATGGGACCGCGCCCTTGCTATGCAGCCCCAGTGCGGCTTTGGCGAGATGGGACTATGCTGTACCAATTGCTCCATGGGGCCGTGTCGTATTGTAAAAGTTTCGGACGATGGACCTAAAGCGGGTATATGCGGAGCGACCGAGGACACGATTGTATCGCGAAACTTTGCTAGGGCGGTCGCTGCCGGTTCCGCAGCCCATTCGGACCATGGAAGGGATATTGCCCTGGCCCTTTATCATGCGACCGGTAAAAGCTCTGTAAAAGATGAGGAAAAGCTTTTTAAAATAGCCGGCGAGTGGGGCATTAAGGTAGAGGGCAAGGATGCTTCGCGTATTGCCAGAGAAGTGGCGGAAAAAGCTCTATCGGAATTCGGTAAAATATTCGGCAAATTACTATTTTTAAAGAGAGCGCCGCATAAAAGGCAAAATTTATGGGATGAATTAGGGGTGGCCCCGGAGGCCATAGATAGAGAAATTGTAGAGGTTTTGCACTCCACCCATATGGGATGCGATGCCGACTACAGGAACATAATCAGGCAGGCGATAAGGGCGGCCTTGAGCGACGGATGGGGAGGCTCTATGATAGGCACTGAGCTGAGCGACGTGCTTTTTGGCACCCCTGCGCCCCGGAAGGTGGAGGCCAATCTCGGCGTCTTGAAGAAGGAATGCGTAAATATAGTGGTACACGGTCACGAGCCCACTCTGTCTGAGGCTATCGTAATGGCGGCAAAAGACTCGGAACTTTTGGAACTTGCGAAAAAACAGGGAGCAGAAGGCATAAACGTAGTGGGTATGTGCTGCACGGGCAACGAGATAGCCATGAGGCATGGAATTCCGATGGCAGGCGATTTCTTCCAGCAGGAACTGGCTATTGTGACCGGCGCCGTTGAGGCTATGATAGTTGACGTTCAATGCATAATGCCTTCCCTTGCCACAGTAGCAAAATGCTACCATACGAAGCTTATTACTACTTCTCCCAAGGCAAAAGTTCCTGGAGCAATTCATATAGAATTCGACGAACAAAAAGGTCTGGATATAGCAAAAAGGATAGTAAAAGAAGCGGTAATGAACTTCAAAAACAGGAAGGGAGAAATTTATATACCCGATGTAAAAAGCGAAGGGGAGATAGGTTATAGTTTCGAAGCCATAATCAAAATCCTCGACCGGGTTACAAATTCCTTCGCCCATCCTTCCGGGACCGTAAAACCCCTCGTTGACGCTATAAAATCGGGCGTGCTAAGGGGTGCGGTAGCGATAGTTGGCTGCAACAACCATAAGCAGCCGCACAACTCGTGCCACGTTACTCTTGCAAAGGAGCTTTTAAGGCGCGACATACTCGTTGTGACGACAGGGTGCGGTGCGCATTCCTGTATAAAGGCGGGGCTAATGAGCAAAGATGCCCGAAAATACTGCGGAAAAGGGCTTGCTACCGTTTGCGAACTGCTTGACATACCTCCCGTGCTCCATCTTGGGTCCTGTGTGGACATAAGCCGTATTCTGGTGCTACTTTCTGAAGTGGCCAATTACATGGGCGTGGACATCAGCGATTTGCCGGTAGCTGCTGCGGCGCCTGAATGGATGTCTGAGAAGGCTCAATCTATAGGTCTTTATGCTGTAGCCTCAGGTATATACGTAGTATTGGGTGTATCTCCCGCTGTCACCGGTTCGGAAAATGTAACAAACTATCTGACAAAAGACCTGGAAAGCGTCTTAGGTGGCAGGTTTGAAATAGAAAAAGACCCGGTCAAAGCTGCCGAAAAAATTGCAGTTCATATCGAAAATAAGCGTAAGCAACTGGGGATTTAA
- a CDS encoding 4Fe-4S binding protein, whose amino-acid sequence MVKILFERDKCLGCKTCELACAAAHSKTKSLVGAIKEKKVSRIRIKVKNGKLNAEQCALCSKPKCVEVCPVGALSRSKTGTIKINYLTCTLCGLCREACPFGAIVLSSYPTICDRCSEQDEPLCAKACPTRALKIKAI is encoded by the coding sequence ATGGTGAAAATCCTTTTCGAAAGGGATAAATGTCTGGGCTGCAAGACTTGTGAACTTGCTTGTGCTGCGGCACATTCAAAGACCAAAAGTTTGGTTGGAGCTATAAAAGAGAAAAAAGTTTCCCGTATTAGAATAAAAGTAAAAAACGGTAAACTCAATGCAGAACAATGTGCCCTCTGTAGTAAACCGAAATGTGTTGAAGTCTGTCCTGTCGGTGCACTTAGCAGAAGTAAAACCGGAACTATCAAAATAAATTATCTTACATGCACCCTATGCGGTCTGTGTCGGGAGGCCTGCCCCTTTGGAGCTATCGTTTTGAGCAGTTATCCAACTATTTGCGACCGCTGCAGCGAACAAGATGAACCTTTGTGTGCAAAGGCCTGCCCCACAAGAGCACTAAAGATAAAGGCTATTTAA
- a CDS encoding 4Fe-4S binding protein: MLVIDKNECIGCGTCFHLCPFNAIEEKHYGVKEIYEVIEESCMECLLCLKACPLRAINWKEEDFERWDSVDKVC, translated from the coding sequence TTGCTAGTAATAGATAAGAATGAATGCATTGGATGCGGGACATGTTTCCATCTATGCCCTTTTAATGCAATTGAAGAAAAACATTATGGGGTGAAAGAGATTTATGAGGTCATAGAAGAAAGCTGTATGGAATGCTTGCTTTGCTTGAAAGCCTGCCCGCTTAGAGCAATAAATTGGAAGGAAGAAGATTTCGAAAGGTGGGATAGCGTTGACAAAGTATGTTAA